The following are encoded in a window of Bos indicus isolate NIAB-ARS_2022 breed Sahiwal x Tharparkar chromosome 7, NIAB-ARS_B.indTharparkar_mat_pri_1.0, whole genome shotgun sequence genomic DNA:
- the ECSCR gene encoding endothelial cell-specific chemotaxis regulator isoform X3, giving the protein MGSVRETQLRWAILGFLLLQAASETPSQFSTEAVTLSSSTVADHLPSSPGPTWSQSQKHTSGLSADVPSSGRSSDSMSGDTSHNVTSTSPNMSFRTTADSTVPPSPTSETVLTVAAFGVISFIAILVVVVIVLVSVVSLRFKCRKNKESEDPQKPGSSGLSESGSTANGEKESITLISMKNINMNNSKGCPSAEKVL; this is encoded by the exons ATGGGGAGTGTCAGAGAAACGCAGCTGCGCTGGGCCATCCTGGGCTTCCTCCTGCTCCAAG CAGCATCAGAGACGCCCTCACAGTTCTCCACGGAAGCCGTGACTCTGAGTTCAAGCACCGTGGCTGATCACTTGCCGTCCTCTCCGGGACCGACTTGGTCCCAGTCACAGAAACACACGTCAGGACTCA GCGCTGATGTTCCGAGCAGTGGCAGGAGCAGCGACAGCATGAGTGGAG ATACCTCTCACAATGTTACTTCCACATCACCCAACATGAGTTTTAGGACGACAGCAGACTCCACTGTCCCACCCAGCCCCACGTCAGAGACGGTGCTCACTGTGGCTGCATTTG GTGTTATCAGCTTCATTGCCATCCTAGTGGTTGTGGTGATTGTCCTGGTCAGTGTGGTCAGTCTAAGGTTTAAGTGTCGGAAGAACAAGGAGTCTGAAG ATCCCCAGAAACCTGGGAGTTCAGGGCTCTCTGAAAG CGGTTCCACAGccaatggagagaaagagagcatcACTCTTATCTCGATGAagaacatcaacatgaataacaGCAAAGGATGCCCCTCAGCAGAGAAG GTTCTTTAA
- the ECSCR gene encoding endothelial cell-specific chemotaxis regulator isoform X2 gives MGSVRETQLRWAILGFLLLQGPSTEANSLSPLSGTWTTAASETPSQFSTEAVTLSSSTVADHLPSSPGPTWSQSQKHTSGLSADVPSSGRSSDSMSGDTSHNVTSTSPNMSFRTTADSTVPPSPTSETVLTVAAFGVISFIAILVVVVIVLVSVVSLRFKCRKNKESEDPQKPGSSGLSESGSTANGEKESITLISMKNINMNNSKGCPSAEKVL, from the exons ATGGGGAGTGTCAGAGAAACGCAGCTGCGCTGGGCCATCCTGGGCTTCCTCCTGCTCCAAG GTCCTTCCACAGAGGCCAACAGCTTAAGCCCTCTGTCCGGCACCTGGACCACAG CAGCATCAGAGACGCCCTCACAGTTCTCCACGGAAGCCGTGACTCTGAGTTCAAGCACCGTGGCTGATCACTTGCCGTCCTCTCCGGGACCGACTTGGTCCCAGTCACAGAAACACACGTCAGGACTCA GCGCTGATGTTCCGAGCAGTGGCAGGAGCAGCGACAGCATGAGTGGAG ATACCTCTCACAATGTTACTTCCACATCACCCAACATGAGTTTTAGGACGACAGCAGACTCCACTGTCCCACCCAGCCCCACGTCAGAGACGGTGCTCACTGTGGCTGCATTTG GTGTTATCAGCTTCATTGCCATCCTAGTGGTTGTGGTGATTGTCCTGGTCAGTGTGGTCAGTCTAAGGTTTAAGTGTCGGAAGAACAAGGAGTCTGAAG ATCCCCAGAAACCTGGGAGTTCAGGGCTCTCTGAAAG CGGTTCCACAGccaatggagagaaagagagcatcACTCTTATCTCGATGAagaacatcaacatgaataacaGCAAAGGATGCCCCTCAGCAGAGAAG GTTCTTTAA
- the ECSCR gene encoding endothelial cell-specific chemotaxis regulator isoform X1: protein MGSVRETQLRWAILGFLLLQGAFSSQSSTTQPASPETSPSTEANSLSPLSGTWTTAASETPSQFSTEAVTLSSSTVADHLPSSPGPTWSQSQKHTSGLSADVPSSGRSSDSMSGDTSHNVTSTSPNMSFRTTADSTVPPSPTSETVLTVAAFGVISFIAILVVVVIVLVSVVSLRFKCRKNKESEDPQKPGSSGLSESGSTANGEKESITLISMKNINMNNSKGCPSAEKVL, encoded by the exons ATGGGGAGTGTCAGAGAAACGCAGCTGCGCTGGGCCATCCTGGGCTTCCTCCTGCTCCAAG GAGCCTTCAGCAGTCAAAGTTCAACCACACAGCCAGCTTCCCCTGAAACAA GTCCTTCCACAGAGGCCAACAGCTTAAGCCCTCTGTCCGGCACCTGGACCACAG CAGCATCAGAGACGCCCTCACAGTTCTCCACGGAAGCCGTGACTCTGAGTTCAAGCACCGTGGCTGATCACTTGCCGTCCTCTCCGGGACCGACTTGGTCCCAGTCACAGAAACACACGTCAGGACTCA GCGCTGATGTTCCGAGCAGTGGCAGGAGCAGCGACAGCATGAGTGGAG ATACCTCTCACAATGTTACTTCCACATCACCCAACATGAGTTTTAGGACGACAGCAGACTCCACTGTCCCACCCAGCCCCACGTCAGAGACGGTGCTCACTGTGGCTGCATTTG GTGTTATCAGCTTCATTGCCATCCTAGTGGTTGTGGTGATTGTCCTGGTCAGTGTGGTCAGTCTAAGGTTTAAGTGTCGGAAGAACAAGGAGTCTGAAG ATCCCCAGAAACCTGGGAGTTCAGGGCTCTCTGAAAG CGGTTCCACAGccaatggagagaaagagagcatcACTCTTATCTCGATGAagaacatcaacatgaataacaGCAAAGGATGCCCCTCAGCAGAGAAG GTTCTTTAA
- the SMIM33 gene encoding small integral membrane protein 33 produces MHQAGHHPWLSPTVNGSAGQEPQKQLPEVLGGAWDPRPVVGLPLLTIIVAVFVLLAVCIVVAVHFGPRLHKGHATLTTEPPSPKPEGGIYLIRWRMLGHQDSHEDPQQKPPGPDSRPVPDGPRFSINEVTFL; encoded by the exons ATGCATCAG GCTGGCCACCATCCATGGCTTTCTCCAACTGTCAATGGCTCAGCAGGGCAGGAGCCCCAGAAGCAGCTTCCGGAGGTgctgggtggggcctgggacCCTCGTCCAGTGGTCGGGCTGCCCCTGCTTACCATCATCGTCGCTGTCTTTGTCTTGCTGGCAGTCTGTATCGTGGTGGCGGTCCACTTTGGGCCAAGGCTGCACAAAGGCCATGCCACTCTCACCACAGAGCCACCATCCCCAAAGCCAGAGGGCGGCATCTACCTCATCCGCTGGCGCATGCTGGGCCATCAGGACAGTCACGAAGACCCCCAGCAGAAACCTCCGGGCCCTGACTCCCGCCCCGTGCCAGATGGGCCCAGGTTCAGCATCAATGAAGTCACGTTTCTGTAG
- the STING1 gene encoding stimulator of interferon genes protein gives MPHSSLHPSIPQPRGLRAQKAALVLLSACLVALWGLGEPPDYTLKWLVLHLASQQMGLLIKGICSLAEELCHVHSRYHGSYWRAVRACLCSSMRCGALLLLSCYFYCSLPNMADLPFTWMLALLGLSQALNILLGLQGLAPAEVSAICEKRNFNVAHGLAWSYYIGYLRLILPGLPARIQIYNQFHNNTLQGAGSHRLHIIFPLDCGVPDDLNVADPNIRFLHELPQQSADRAGIKGRVYTNSIYELLENGQRAGVCVLEYATPLQTLFAMSQDGRAGFSREDRLEQAKLFCRTLEDILANAPESQNNCRLIVYQEPAEGSSFSLSQEILQHLRQEEREVTMGSTETSVMPGSSVLSQEPELLISGLEKPLPLRSDVF, from the exons ATGCCTCACTCCAGCCTGCATCCATCCATCCCACAGCCCAGGGGTCTTAGGGCCCAAAAGGCAGCCTTGGTCCTGCTAAGTGCCTGTCTGGTGGCCCTTTGGGGCCTGGGGGAGCCACCAGACTACACTCTCAAGTGGTTGGTGCTCCACCTGGCCTCCCAGCAGATGGGACTGCTGATCAAGGGAATCTGCAGTCTGGCCGAGGAGCTGTGCCACGTCCACTCCAG GTACCACGGCAGCTACTGGAGGGCTGTGCGGGCCTGCCTGTGCTCCTCCATGCGCTGcggggccctgctgctgctgtcctGCTATTTCTACTGCTCCCTCCCAAACATGGCTGACCTGCCCTTCACTTGGATGCTTGCTCTCCTGGGCCTCTCACAGGCACTTAACATCCTCCTGGGACTCCAG GGCCTGGCCCCAGCAGAGGTCTCTGCAATCTGTGAAAAAAGGAACTTCAATGTGGCTCATGGGCTGGCCTGGTCATATTATATTGGATACCTGAGGCTGATCCTGCCAG GGCTCCCGGCCCGGATCCAAATTTACAATCAGTTCCACAACAACACGCTACAGGGTGCAGGGAGCCACCGGCTGCACATCATCTTCCCATTGGACTGTGGGGTGCCTGACGACCTGAACGTGGCTGACCCCAACATTCGCTTCCTACATGAGCTGCCCCAGCAGAGTGCCGACCGTGCTGGCATCAAGGGCCGGGTTTACACCAACAGCATCTATGAGCTTCTGGAAAATGGGCAGCGG GCAGGCGTCTGTGTCCTGGAATATGCCACCCCCTTGCAGACCCTGTTTGCCATGTCACAGGATGGCCGAGCTGGCTTTAGCCGGGAAGATCGGCTGGAACAAGCCAAACTCTTCTGCCGGACACTTGAAGACATCCTGGCAAATGCCCCTGAGTCTCAGAACAACTGCCGCCTCATTGTCTACCAGG AACCTGCAGAGGGAAGCAGCTTCTCCTTGTCACAGGAAATTCTCCAGCACCTTcggcaggaggaaagggaggtTACCATGGGTAGCACAGAGACCTCGGTGATGCCCGGTTCCTCTGTACTGTCCCAAGAGCCTGAGCTCCTCATCAGTGGCCTGGAAAAGCCTCTCCCGCTCCGCTCGGATGTCTTCTGA